The Prochlorococcus sp. MIT 1300 genome has a window encoding:
- a CDS encoding DUF2232 domain-containing protein: MMETSYLAAAFALIWLALYYLPIGGAFFRLALPLPLALLQLRRGFKAGYEGLLLAVMLLVVLMGPVRGPLVLFPYGFLALWLGWCWHKGCNWWFSWWIGVVIGSTGFLVRVLMLSLLVGENLWVVIIRAGSGLLDRLFDFLNLGITPELNQVQLAAIGLVVVQEIIYVLVLHALAFWLFPRLRSPIPDPPGILQGLVALDPL, encoded by the coding sequence ATGATGGAGACGTCATATTTGGCAGCTGCTTTTGCCTTGATATGGCTTGCTTTGTATTACTTGCCAATAGGAGGAGCTTTTTTTCGCTTAGCACTACCATTGCCTCTTGCTTTGCTGCAATTACGCCGAGGCTTTAAAGCTGGGTATGAGGGGCTTCTGCTTGCAGTGATGCTTCTAGTTGTACTTATGGGGCCTGTGCGGGGGCCGTTGGTTTTGTTCCCTTATGGCTTCTTGGCCTTGTGGTTGGGGTGGTGTTGGCACAAAGGGTGTAATTGGTGGTTTAGTTGGTGGATAGGAGTTGTTATTGGATCTACAGGTTTTTTGGTAAGGGTTTTGATGTTGTCTCTTTTAGTTGGTGAAAATCTTTGGGTGGTAATTATTAGGGCGGGGTCTGGACTCCTTGATCGATTATTTGATTTTTTAAATCTTGGAATTACTCCTGAGTTAAATCAAGTGCAGCTTGCAGCGATTGGGTTAGTTGTTGTTCAAGAGATTATTTACGTTTTAGTTCTGCATGCTTTGGCTTTTTGGCTATTCCCTAGACTGAGGTCGCCAATTCCTGATCCCCCAGGAATTTTGCAAGGATTAGTAGCACTTGATCCACTGTAA
- the topA gene encoding type I DNA topoisomerase, with the protein MAQTLVIVESPTKARTIRGFLPKAFQVEASMGHVRDLPNNASEIPAAQKGQKWANLGVNTGADFEPLYVVPKDKKKIVKELKAALKNADQLLLATDEDREGESISWHLLQLLAPKVPVKRMVFHEITKEAIAKALDETRDLDMQLVHAQETRRILDRLVGYTLSPLLWKKVAWGLSAGRVQSVAVRLLVLRERDRRAFRVGNYWDLKAGLEKKGSRFEAKLVNLAGKKIATGSDFDETTGTLKSGSNVRLINEEEALKLVEDISKGDWRVQKVEEKPSVRKPVPPFTTSTLQQEANRKLRLSARETMRCAQGLYERGFITYMRTDSVNLSQQAIQAARDCVGSLYGKEYLSKTVREFSTKARNAQEAHEAIRPAGERFRMPNETNLEGRDLSLYELIWKRTVASQMAEARLTMLSVDISVKEATFRANGKRIDFPGFFRAYVEGSDDPDAAIEGKEVLLPDLKVGDSPVANQVEALPHQTQPPARYSEASLVKMLEKEGIGRPSTYASIIGTIVDRGYAALQSNSLTPSFTAFAVTALLEKHFPDLVDTSFTARMESTLDEISTGKVNWLPYLEDFYKGEEGLEIQVQQREGDIDPGASRTIDLEGLPCVVRIGRFGAYLEAKRQGDDGQEELIKANLPKEITPADLDEKKAELLLKQKAEGPESIGEDPETGEKIYLLFGQYGPYVQRGEVSEENPKPKRASLPKGVKPEELVLEDALGLLRLPRLLGEHPDGGKVQAGLGRFGPYVVWNKGKGEKDYRSLKGDDDVLDVGLSRALELLAMPKRGRGGRTALKDLGLPEGSKENVQVFDGPYGLYVKQGKVNASLPEGKSADDITLEEAVELLVAKLATKKPAGRKKSPSSKAPKKKTSKAASAKKKPPATTKTGRLRASAVRVIKPGDP; encoded by the coding sequence GTGGCACAAACATTAGTGATCGTTGAGAGCCCTACAAAGGCTAGAACGATTAGAGGGTTCTTACCAAAGGCCTTTCAGGTAGAGGCTTCCATGGGGCATGTGAGGGATTTGCCCAACAACGCCAGTGAAATTCCTGCAGCTCAGAAAGGGCAGAAATGGGCCAACCTTGGTGTGAATACTGGAGCAGATTTTGAACCGCTTTATGTTGTTCCTAAGGACAAGAAAAAGATTGTTAAGGAGCTCAAAGCGGCTCTAAAGAATGCAGATCAATTGCTTTTGGCTACTGATGAGGACCGAGAGGGTGAGAGCATTAGTTGGCATTTACTTCAGTTGCTTGCACCAAAGGTGCCTGTCAAGAGGATGGTTTTTCATGAGATAACCAAGGAGGCAATTGCTAAAGCGCTCGATGAAACCAGGGATCTAGATATGCAGTTGGTTCATGCGCAAGAAACTCGCAGGATTTTGGATCGCTTGGTTGGCTATACCCTTTCTCCCCTACTTTGGAAGAAAGTTGCATGGGGACTTTCTGCAGGACGAGTTCAATCAGTTGCTGTACGTTTGTTAGTTTTAAGAGAAAGAGATAGACGAGCTTTTCGAGTAGGAAATTATTGGGATTTGAAAGCAGGGCTTGAGAAAAAAGGAAGTCGCTTTGAAGCCAAATTAGTTAATTTAGCTGGTAAGAAAATTGCTACAGGGAGTGATTTTGATGAGACAACTGGAACTTTAAAATCTGGAAGTAATGTTCGACTGATTAATGAAGAAGAGGCGCTTAAACTTGTTGAAGATATTAGTAAAGGTGATTGGCGGGTACAGAAAGTAGAAGAAAAGCCAAGTGTTAGAAAACCTGTTCCACCTTTCACAACAAGCACACTTCAGCAAGAGGCAAATCGCAAACTTCGCTTATCTGCCCGGGAAACAATGAGATGTGCTCAGGGCCTTTATGAGCGAGGGTTTATCACATATATGCGTACAGATTCTGTGAATTTGTCGCAACAAGCTATTCAGGCTGCACGTGATTGTGTTGGTTCTCTATATGGGAAAGAGTATTTGAGCAAGACTGTTCGAGAGTTCAGCACTAAGGCCAGGAATGCTCAAGAAGCACATGAGGCTATTAGGCCTGCAGGAGAAAGGTTCCGTATGCCTAATGAAACAAACCTAGAAGGACGTGATCTTTCTCTCTATGAATTGATTTGGAAGCGAACTGTTGCAAGTCAAATGGCCGAAGCACGCCTAACAATGTTGTCTGTGGATATAAGTGTAAAGGAAGCAACTTTTAGGGCCAATGGTAAGAGAATTGACTTTCCAGGTTTCTTTAGGGCCTATGTAGAGGGAAGTGATGATCCAGATGCAGCTATTGAAGGCAAAGAAGTTCTTCTGCCTGATTTAAAGGTTGGTGATTCCCCTGTGGCTAATCAAGTGGAAGCTTTGCCCCATCAAACTCAACCGCCTGCTCGCTATAGCGAAGCTTCTTTGGTCAAGATGCTTGAAAAGGAGGGTATAGGTAGACCATCCACATACGCGAGCATTATCGGAACTATCGTTGATCGTGGATACGCAGCCCTTCAGAGCAATTCCCTGACACCTAGCTTTACTGCTTTTGCTGTTACAGCCTTATTGGAGAAACATTTCCCTGATTTAGTCGATACAAGCTTTACTGCAAGAATGGAATCAACATTGGATGAAATTTCTACAGGGAAAGTTAATTGGCTTCCATATTTAGAAGATTTTTATAAAGGAGAAGAGGGCCTTGAAATTCAGGTTCAACAACGAGAGGGAGATATTGATCCTGGTGCTTCAAGAACCATTGATCTTGAAGGTTTGCCTTGTGTTGTGCGTATAGGGCGTTTCGGCGCCTATCTAGAAGCTAAGCGACAAGGTGATGATGGCCAAGAGGAGTTGATTAAGGCCAATCTTCCTAAGGAAATTACCCCTGCAGATCTAGACGAGAAAAAGGCGGAGTTGCTTTTGAAGCAGAAGGCAGAAGGACCTGAGTCAATTGGCGAAGATCCTGAAACGGGTGAGAAAATTTATTTGCTATTTGGTCAGTATGGCCCTTACGTGCAACGTGGTGAAGTTAGTGAAGAGAATCCAAAGCCGAAAAGAGCTTCTTTGCCAAAAGGAGTCAAACCTGAGGAATTAGTTCTTGAGGATGCGCTTGGTCTTTTGCGTCTTCCAAGATTGTTGGGGGAGCATCCAGATGGAGGCAAAGTTCAGGCTGGACTTGGTCGGTTTGGTCCTTATGTTGTTTGGAATAAAGGTAAGGGTGAGAAGGATTATCGATCTCTTAAAGGTGATGATGATGTTTTGGATGTTGGATTAAGTCGAGCACTTGAGCTGTTGGCTATGCCTAAACGAGGGCGTGGTGGCCGAACAGCATTGAAAGATTTGGGTCTCCCTGAAGGTAGCAAGGAAAATGTACAGGTTTTTGATGGGCCTTATGGTTTATACGTCAAGCAGGGCAAGGTAAATGCTTCTTTGCCAGAGGGCAAAAGTGCGGATGACATTACTTTAGAAGAAGCTGTAGAACTTTTGGTTGCGAAGTTAGCTACTAAAAAACCTGCTGGTCGAAAGAAAAGTCCATCTTCGAAGGCCCCTAAAAAGAAAACTTCAAAAGCTGCTTCTGCAAAGAAAAAACCTCCAGCAACAACTAAGACAGGACGCCTTAGGGCTAGTGCGGTGAGAGTTATTAAGCCTGGGGATCCTTGA